In Streptococcus parasuis, the following proteins share a genomic window:
- the rapZ gene encoding RNase adapter RapZ gives MSDKLHLVIVTGMSGAGKTVAIQSFEDLGYFTIDNMPPTLLPKFLELIRHSQDNNKIALVVDMRSRSFFSEIREVLDEIENAEDLDFKILFLDATDSELVARYKETRRSHPLAATGRVLDGIQLERELLAPLKNMSQNVIDTSELTPRNLRKEISDQFASQDNQPSFRIEVMSFGFKYGLPLDADLVFDVRFLPNPYYKLELRQMTGLDQPVYDYVMDHEESEEFYKHLLGLIEPILPGYQKEGKSILTIAIGCTGGQHRSVAFAKRLADDLEKNWIVNRSHRDKDRRKETVNRS, from the coding sequence ATGTCAGATAAACTCCATTTGGTCATTGTGACAGGGATGTCGGGTGCGGGTAAAACTGTAGCCATCCAATCCTTTGAGGATTTGGGTTATTTTACCATTGATAATATGCCTCCGACACTTTTGCCAAAATTTTTAGAGTTGATTCGTCATAGTCAAGATAACAACAAGATTGCTCTAGTGGTGGATATGCGGAGCCGATCATTCTTCTCTGAGATTCGGGAAGTGCTGGACGAAATTGAAAACGCAGAAGATCTTGACTTTAAAATCCTTTTCTTGGATGCGACCGATAGTGAGTTGGTTGCACGATACAAAGAAACACGCCGGTCACACCCCTTGGCAGCAACAGGCCGTGTATTGGATGGTATTCAGCTTGAGCGTGAACTCTTGGCTCCATTGAAAAATATGAGCCAAAATGTGATTGATACATCGGAACTGACTCCACGTAATTTACGGAAGGAGATTTCCGATCAATTTGCTAGTCAAGATAATCAGCCATCTTTTCGTATTGAAGTGATGTCCTTTGGCTTTAAATATGGCTTGCCACTAGATGCGGACTTGGTTTTTGATGTCCGTTTCTTGCCAAATCCTTATTATAAATTGGAATTAAGGCAAATGACCGGATTAGATCAACCTGTTTATGACTACGTGATGGATCATGAGGAATCAGAAGAATTTTACAAGCATTTGCTTGGTTTGATCGAACCAATTCTGCCAGGCTATCAGAAGGAAGGAAAATCTATTTTGACTATCGCCATTGGATGTACTGGTGGTCAACATAGAAGCGTAGCTTTTGCCAAACGCCTTGCCGACGATTTAGAAAAAAACTGGATTGTCAACCGTAGTCATCGCGACAAGGATAGACGGAAGGAAACGGTCAACCGCTCATGA
- a CDS encoding gluconeogenesis factor YvcK family protein, whose translation MRKPKITVIGGGTGIPVILKSLRAKDADITAIVTVADDGGSSGEIRQALQVTPPGDLRNVLLAMSDMPKLYEKIFQYRFAESDGPLAGHPLGNLIIAGISEMQGSTYDAMRLLTRFFHTTGRIYPSSETPLTLHAVFTDGTEVVGESNIANYKGMIGHVYVTNTYNDEEPKASRQVVQSIMDSDLVVLGPGSLYTSILPNIMIPDIGKALCETEAQVVYICNIMTQRGETESFTDANHVSVLNAHLASQFVDTVLVNIEPVPQEYMNTHAFDEYLVQVKHDFRGLQDQGCRIISSNFLKLENGGAFHDGDLVVEELFNILQVRT comes from the coding sequence ATGAGAAAACCAAAGATTACAGTGATTGGAGGCGGTACGGGGATTCCTGTGATTTTGAAGAGCCTTCGTGCCAAGGATGCCGATATCACAGCGATTGTGACTGTTGCTGATGATGGAGGTTCGTCAGGCGAGATTCGTCAGGCCTTACAGGTGACGCCTCCGGGTGACTTGCGCAATGTCCTTTTGGCTATGTCAGATATGCCAAAGCTTTATGAAAAGATTTTTCAATATCGATTTGCTGAATCGGACGGCCCCTTGGCGGGTCATCCTCTGGGAAACTTGATTATTGCGGGTATTTCTGAGATGCAGGGATCCACTTATGATGCCATGCGCTTATTGACACGCTTCTTTCATACGACTGGTCGGATCTATCCGTCTAGTGAAACGCCTTTAACCCTACATGCTGTTTTTACAGATGGGACAGAAGTGGTTGGTGAAAGTAACATTGCCAACTACAAGGGGATGATTGGTCATGTTTATGTGACAAATACGTATAATGATGAGGAACCGAAAGCCAGCCGTCAAGTAGTACAATCGATTATGGACAGCGACTTGGTTGTTTTAGGACCAGGCTCTCTGTATACCTCTATCTTACCTAATATCATGATTCCAGATATTGGTAAGGCACTTTGTGAGACAGAAGCACAAGTCGTCTATATTTGTAACATCATGACCCAACGGGGCGAAACAGAATCATTTACAGATGCCAATCACGTCAGTGTGTTGAATGCACATCTGGCCAGTCAATTTGTCGATACTGTTCTTGTGAATATTGAGCCCGTTCCTCAAGAATACATGAATACCCATGCCTTTGATGAGTATTTGGTGCAGGTCAAGCATGATTTTCGAGGCTTACAGGACCAGGGCTGTCGCATCATTTCTTCCAACTTTTTGAAACTAGAAAATGGTGGTGCCTTCCACGATGGGGATTTAGTCGTGGAAGAGCTATTTAACATTTTGCAGGTGCGAACATGA